In Chanodichthys erythropterus isolate Z2021 chromosome 9, ASM2448905v1, whole genome shotgun sequence, a genomic segment contains:
- the LOC137026681 gene encoding polymeric immunoglobulin receptor-like has product MKHKNNVRVCKTAADQCLTVMNTNGTAEQKHDGRFSVYKNRSADLLRVFIRELNVNDSGEYKITVKVSEKYSVFSKFNLDIRDDDCCEKSISLSAAAGGSVNISCKYPQSHINDVKFLCWRSGDDLCAEETSVKKSRRWSPEGKIQLYDDREKQLLSGSISHVTEQHSEYWCGVQSDQGHKSFITRVQIRVTDFYGTSSSSSSVSSVELCLK; this is encoded by the exons ATGAAACACAAGAACAATGTGAGAGTCTGTAAAACTGCAGCAGATCAATGTTTGACTGTAATGAACACTAACGGAACAGCAGAACAGAAACATGACGGACGATTCTCTGTTTATAAGAACAGATCTGCAGATCTCTTACGTGTGTTTATCAGAGAGCTGAATGTGAACGACTCTGGAGAATATAAGATTACAGTCAAAGTTTCTGAAAAATACAGTGTCTTCTCTAAATTTAATCTGGACATCAGAGACG ATGATTGTTGTGAGAAGAGCATCAGTCTATCAGCTGCTGCAGGAGGATCTGTGAACATCAGCTGCAAATACCCACAATCCCACATTAATGATGTGAAGTTTCTCTGCTGGAGATCTGGAGATGATCTCTGTGCTGAAGAGACGTCTGTGAAGAAGAGCAGAAGATGGAGTCCTGAGGGAAAGATCCAGCTGTATGATGACAGAGAAAAGCAGCTCCTGTCGGGAAGCATCAGTCATGTGACTGAACAACATTCAGAATACTGGTGTGGAGTTCAGTCTGATCAAGGACACAAGAGCTTCATCACACGAGTCCAGATCAGAGTTACAG ACTTTTACggaacatcatcatcatcatcatcagtttCATCAGTTGAATTGTGTTTAAAGTGA